A part of Streptomyces sp. NBC_01210 genomic DNA contains:
- a CDS encoding ANTAR domain-containing protein: MTGSRSARIRVLAAEQAALRGARVGVVDVCTAAVAALPVGGAGVSAMSRTTASHPLCSTDDISEQLEELQFTLGEGPCVDAFVLGTAVLTPDLRAGEVRGRWPVFADAALDAGAGAVFALPLQIGAISPGVLDLYSSLPIELTAEELADAMAFADTATLVLLDVQIEESNTPPVGIPPDGPYEDLGRYRAEIDQATGMLTVQLDVGIEEAFIRLRAHAYAHGRRLAEVAADVVARRLQFPPDTATDADTDQTDEDP; this comes from the coding sequence ATGACCGGCAGCCGGTCGGCACGGATCCGCGTGCTTGCGGCCGAGCAGGCGGCCCTGCGTGGTGCCCGGGTCGGCGTGGTGGATGTGTGCACCGCCGCCGTGGCGGCCCTGCCGGTCGGCGGGGCCGGGGTGTCCGCGATGTCCCGGACCACAGCCAGTCACCCCTTGTGCAGCACCGACGACATCAGCGAGCAGCTGGAAGAACTGCAATTCACCCTCGGTGAGGGGCCGTGCGTGGACGCCTTCGTCCTCGGCACAGCCGTTCTGACACCCGATCTGCGCGCCGGTGAAGTGCGGGGCCGCTGGCCCGTGTTCGCCGATGCGGCCCTGGACGCCGGAGCGGGCGCGGTCTTCGCGCTCCCTCTGCAGATCGGGGCGATCAGTCCGGGAGTTCTTGACCTCTACTCCAGCCTGCCCATCGAGCTGACCGCGGAGGAGCTGGCCGACGCCATGGCTTTCGCCGACACCGCGACCCTGGTCCTGCTCGATGTGCAGATCGAAGAGTCGAATACGCCACCCGTCGGGATCCCGCCGGACGGGCCTTACGAAGACCTGGGCAGGTACCGGGCCGAGATCGACCAGGCCACCGGCATGCTCACGGTGCAGCTCGACGTCGGCATCGAGGAGGCATTCATCCGGCTGCGCGCCCACGCCTACGCCCACGGACGCCGGCTCGCCGAGGTAGCCGCCGACGTGGTCGCCCGCCGACTCCAATTCCCCCCGGACACAGCCACGGACGCGGACACGGATCAGACCGACGAGGATCCCTGA
- a CDS encoding STAS domain-containing protein, translating to MPLPRLTIYRHDSESRALITLAGEIDLETAPLVRETLKRCLRDGIRTVDIDLTPVSFCDCSGLNAFLEASQHTTTAGGALQLHYPPPTLARLVELTGSGFLLRGLPALQGPPPRREGIVAITPAQRPAPLHSAPHGPAPAITAATGGVL from the coding sequence ATGCCCCTACCGCGACTGACCATCTACCGGCACGACAGCGAGAGCCGGGCGCTGATCACCCTGGCCGGTGAGATCGACCTGGAAACTGCGCCGCTTGTGCGCGAGACGCTGAAGCGCTGCCTGCGCGACGGCATCCGCACCGTCGACATCGACCTGACCCCCGTCTCCTTCTGCGACTGCAGCGGCCTCAACGCCTTCCTCGAGGCGTCGCAGCACACCACGACGGCGGGAGGGGCTCTGCAACTGCACTACCCGCCTCCGACGCTGGCTCGGCTCGTCGAACTCACCGGCTCCGGATTCCTGCTCCGCGGCCTTCCGGCCCTTCAAGGACCACCGCCTCGCCGGGAAGGCATCGTCGCAATCACTCCAGCCCAACGGCCTGCTCCTCTCCACTCGGCCCCCCATGGGCCTGCTCCGGCCATCACTGCCGCCACGGGCGGTGTGCTGTGA
- a CDS encoding DUF5994 family protein: MTATMLDKPAVEDRTSSLPLRLILAPAGAAPALIDGAWWPRSRDLTAELPSLTALLDPLWGRITRVTVNPTFWPVIPRKVPVAGHVVHVGWFKAEQDPHKLLLLSYTTGRWDLLVIPPETGPATAARLMAAATDPSQCLTASGLIQEAELFRIAAEADWDSTRETVWDSEGGHDTRRPTSRTPAGAVIDHVATPAKGM; the protein is encoded by the coding sequence ATGACCGCAACTATGTTGGACAAACCGGCGGTCGAAGACCGGACCTCTTCGCTGCCCCTCCGACTCATACTGGCGCCGGCCGGCGCCGCTCCTGCTCTGATCGACGGTGCGTGGTGGCCACGCTCCCGCGACTTGACGGCGGAACTCCCCTCGCTCACCGCACTACTTGACCCGCTGTGGGGGCGGATCACCCGCGTCACGGTGAACCCCACGTTCTGGCCGGTCATCCCACGGAAAGTGCCCGTCGCCGGGCATGTGGTGCATGTGGGCTGGTTCAAGGCCGAGCAGGACCCGCACAAGCTGCTGCTGCTCTCCTACACCACCGGCCGCTGGGACCTGCTGGTGATCCCGCCGGAGACGGGCCCGGCCACAGCCGCCCGGCTGATGGCCGCGGCCACTGACCCATCGCAATGTCTCACGGCGAGCGGCCTGATACAGGAGGCAGAGCTCTTCCGAATCGCGGCAGAGGCCGACTGGGACTCGACCCGCGAGACGGTCTGGGACTCCGAAGGCGGCCATGACACCCGCCGCCCGACCTCTCGTACCCCCGCCGGGGCAGTCATTGACCACGTGGCGACTCCGGCGAAAGGCATGTGA
- a CDS encoding WhiB family transcriptional regulator: MENENWRHEAACLDEDPDLFFPVGNTGPALLQVAEAKSVCRRCPVQESCLEWAMAHGQDSGVWGGLGEDERRALKRRTARRRSQARSAG; this comes from the coding sequence GTGGAGAACGAGAACTGGCGTCATGAAGCGGCATGCCTCGACGAAGACCCCGACCTGTTCTTCCCCGTCGGCAACACCGGCCCGGCTCTGCTTCAGGTCGCCGAGGCCAAGTCCGTCTGCCGCCGGTGCCCGGTCCAGGAGTCTTGCCTGGAGTGGGCCATGGCGCACGGCCAGGACTCCGGTGTGTGGGGCGGACTCGGCGAGGACGAGCGCCGGGCGCTCAAGCGCCGGACGGCCCGGCGGCGGTCCCAGGCGCGGAGCGCCGGCTAG
- a CDS encoding peptidase, with protein MAIPAKPALDSGPGRFGVRLVDVPVARRNDPRARIYVVDHLKPGMTIKRRIEVSNKSASPLRIDLYAASALVKDSRFLFGPARTPNELARWIRVEPGSVNLAARTKSMVDMALTVPRTAQSGERYAVVWAESQALPDARHNVGSIHRVGVRVYLDVGPGGDPLADFVIQKITGTRDKQGRPSVAAVVRNLGRRAMDVMSGQLTLKGGPGGVSAGPFRIPPGTTFAGYQTGTITIPLEPRLPDGPWKAQLELRSGPALRSATATLMLSMPKKPTSHKLWYPIGAAAALVLIALVTTVLLLLRRRRRNREAPDTPERRRGPSPETKEQATRR; from the coding sequence GTGGCCATCCCCGCTAAGCCCGCGCTCGACTCCGGGCCGGGCCGGTTCGGCGTCCGGCTGGTCGACGTACCCGTGGCCCGCCGCAACGACCCCCGCGCGCGCATCTATGTCGTGGACCATCTCAAGCCGGGCATGACGATCAAGCGCAGGATCGAGGTCTCCAACAAGTCGGCGTCCCCCCTTCGTATCGACCTCTACGCCGCCTCGGCCCTCGTCAAAGACAGCAGATTCCTGTTCGGCCCCGCGCGTACGCCCAACGAACTGGCCCGGTGGATCCGGGTCGAGCCCGGCAGCGTGAATCTGGCGGCCCGCACGAAATCCATGGTGGACATGGCGCTCACTGTGCCGCGCACCGCACAGTCCGGAGAGCGCTACGCGGTCGTGTGGGCCGAGAGCCAGGCCCTGCCGGATGCGCGGCACAACGTCGGCAGCATCCACCGCGTCGGTGTGCGCGTCTACCTGGACGTCGGGCCCGGCGGTGACCCGCTGGCCGACTTCGTCATCCAGAAGATCACGGGAACTCGGGACAAGCAGGGCCGTCCGAGCGTCGCCGCCGTCGTACGCAACCTCGGCAGACGCGCCATGGACGTGATGTCCGGGCAGCTCACCCTGAAAGGCGGCCCCGGCGGCGTCAGCGCGGGCCCCTTCCGGATCCCTCCCGGCACCACCTTCGCCGGGTACCAGACGGGCACCATCACCATTCCCCTCGAACCGCGTCTGCCCGACGGCCCCTGGAAGGCCCAGCTCGAACTGCGCAGCGGCCCGGCCCTGCGATCGGCCACAGCCACGCTGATGCTGTCCATGCCGAAGAAGCCCACGTCGCACAAGCTCTGGTACCCCATCGGAGCGGCGGCAGCCCTCGTCCTCATCGCACTCGTCACCACGGTGCTGCTGCTCCTACGCAGACGTCGCAGAAACCGCGAAGCCCCGGACACTCCGGAGAGGCGCCGAGGTCCCAGCCCAGAGACCAAGGAACAAGCAACCCGCCGGTAG
- a CDS encoding YncE family protein — MANHDDNNVSVIDTSTDTIVGTPITVGAGPTAIAMLPNGTKAYVSNGAGNNVSVIDTADRTVTATIGVGVNPRGIAVTPDGTKAYVTNTGSNEVSVINTATDTVSSTISVAGQPLAVAISPDGDTAYVVNVGNNTVAVIDTATDTVSTTITVGTNPSDVVFAPNGAKAYVTNSTSGTVSVIDTATNTVTGSPITVGTGPNGLDILSNGSKVYVANPGSNSVSVIDTSTDTVATTITTNIGDDPQDAVATGNDQKVYVPNHADNNVSVIDTATDTASPTQVPVGLSPGGAAASPSQGDTVVTFEVSPTDGLTITVPDTATLSSVAPGGTATGQLGNVTVDDQRSLADANWTSTVSLSQDFTTTGGSPISGGAVTYTPGAPVAQTNGPFTPGTPGTLAGPRTAYSKTSGSGDNSVTWNPTLDVAVPADAVAGTYTGTITHSVA; from the coding sequence GTGGCGAACCACGACGACAACAACGTCTCGGTGATCGATACGTCCACCGACACCATCGTCGGAACTCCCATCACTGTGGGCGCCGGCCCCACAGCGATCGCCATGCTCCCGAACGGCACCAAGGCGTATGTGAGCAATGGGGCCGGCAACAACGTGTCGGTGATCGACACTGCCGACAGGACCGTCACCGCCACCATCGGAGTCGGCGTTAACCCCCGCGGTATCGCCGTCACGCCTGATGGCACGAAGGCCTACGTCACCAACACCGGTTCAAACGAGGTCTCGGTGATCAACACCGCCACCGACACCGTGTCCAGCACGATCAGTGTCGCCGGACAGCCGCTGGCTGTGGCGATCTCCCCCGACGGAGACACCGCCTACGTCGTCAACGTCGGCAACAACACCGTGGCGGTGATCGACACCGCCACCGACACCGTGAGCACCACCATCACCGTGGGCACCAACCCTTCCGACGTGGTGTTCGCGCCCAACGGGGCCAAGGCGTACGTCACGAACTCCACCTCGGGCACCGTCTCGGTGATCGACACCGCCACCAACACCGTGACTGGCTCTCCCATCACAGTGGGCACCGGGCCGAACGGTCTGGACATCCTGTCCAACGGTTCGAAGGTCTACGTCGCCAACCCCGGTTCCAACAGCGTGTCCGTGATCGACACCAGCACGGACACCGTCGCCACCACCATCACCACCAACATCGGCGACGACCCCCAGGACGCCGTGGCAACGGGGAACGACCAGAAGGTCTATGTGCCCAACCACGCCGACAACAACGTGTCGGTGATCGACACTGCGACGGACACCGCCAGTCCCACCCAGGTGCCTGTCGGACTCAGTCCCGGAGGAGCCGCCGCCTCCCCGAGCCAGGGTGACACGGTCGTCACGTTCGAGGTCAGCCCCACCGACGGCCTCACAATCACCGTCCCCGACACCGCCACCCTCAGCAGCGTCGCCCCCGGCGGCACCGCCACCGGACAGCTCGGCAACGTCACCGTCGACGACCAGCGCTCCCTCGCCGACGCCAACTGGACCTCCACCGTCAGCCTCAGCCAGGACTTCACCACTACCGGAGGCTCCCCCATCTCCGGCGGCGCCGTGACGTACACACCCGGCGCCCCCGTCGCCCAGACCAACGGACCCTTCACCCCCGGAACCCCCGGAACCCTCGCCGGCCCTCGCACCGCCTACAGCAAAACCAGCGGCTCCGGCGACAACAGCGTCACCTGGAACCCCACCCTCGACGTCGCCGTCCCCGCCGATGCCGTCGCCGGCACCTACACCGGCACCATCACCCACTCCGTGGCCTAA
- a CDS encoding LppU/SCO3897 family protein has translation MSTTPPLHEPIALVTDAPRKRNRLVLPGLVVVLAGLVAFSVFGPHDSKDDAGTLKAGDCFQNTGTTETPEVKKLGCTDAHADYTVLKTVKDAVSGTLACTDVAGATGSLTQVGAEAFVVCFKESK, from the coding sequence GTGTCCACAACTCCGCCCCTGCACGAGCCGATCGCGTTGGTTACGGACGCGCCCCGCAAACGCAACCGTCTGGTCCTGCCGGGGCTGGTTGTCGTCCTCGCGGGGTTGGTGGCGTTTTCCGTCTTCGGTCCGCACGACTCGAAGGACGACGCCGGGACACTGAAGGCGGGCGACTGCTTCCAGAACACCGGGACCACCGAGACTCCGGAGGTCAAGAAGCTCGGCTGCACGGATGCCCACGCCGACTACACCGTGCTCAAGACCGTCAAGGACGCGGTCTCCGGCACTCTCGCGTGCACGGACGTCGCCGGCGCGACAGGTTCCCTCACCCAGGTCGGCGCCGAGGCATTCGTGGTGTGTTTCAAGGAGAGCAAGTAG
- a CDS encoding GntR family transcriptional regulator: MGHLKQRNLITARERLRDQVAHALRAALISGELRPGEVYSAPGLAEDFGVSATPVREAMLDLAREGLVEPLRNKGFRVTEVNERDLDQYTEIRTLIEVPMVGRITRSASRKDLEALRPVADEIVRAAREHDLIGYLEADRQFHLSLLGLTGNERLVETVGDLRKRSRLYGLTALDERDQLLPSAEEHLELLNLMLAGDAKAAEACMTRHLGHVRSLWAEGRKDAEPPAARRPRRKSAAAG, encoded by the coding sequence ATGGGGCACCTGAAGCAGCGCAACCTCATCACGGCCCGGGAACGGCTGCGCGACCAGGTGGCCCACGCCCTGCGAGCCGCGCTCATTTCCGGCGAACTCCGCCCGGGCGAGGTCTACTCGGCGCCGGGGCTCGCGGAGGACTTCGGTGTCTCCGCCACCCCGGTACGCGAGGCGATGCTCGACCTGGCCCGCGAAGGCCTCGTCGAGCCTTTACGGAACAAGGGATTCCGGGTCACCGAGGTCAATGAGCGCGACCTCGACCAGTACACCGAGATCCGCACCCTGATCGAGGTGCCGATGGTCGGCCGGATCACCCGCAGCGCCTCCCGCAAGGACCTGGAAGCGCTGCGGCCGGTGGCCGATGAGATCGTCCGCGCCGCCCGCGAGCACGACCTCATCGGCTACCTGGAGGCCGACCGCCAGTTCCATCTCAGCCTGCTCGGTCTCACGGGCAACGAGCGTCTCGTCGAGACGGTCGGCGATCTGCGCAAGCGTTCCCGCCTCTACGGACTGACGGCCCTGGACGAGCGCGACCAGCTGCTGCCGTCCGCCGAGGAGCACCTGGAGCTCCTCAACCTGATGCTGGCCGGTGACGCAAAGGCCGCCGAGGCGTGCATGACCCGGCACCTGGGCCATGTGCGCTCCCTGTGGGCGGAAGGCCGCAAGGACGCCGAACCCCCCGCAGCGCGCCGGCCCCGGCGGAAGTCCGCCGCCGCGGGCTGA
- a CDS encoding proline racemase family protein codes for MRTRNVFHAVDSHTEGMPTRVITGGVGVIPGATMAERRLHFIEHLDHIRTLLMYEPRGHASMSGAILQPPTRPDADYGVLYIEVSGLLPMCGHGTIGVATVLVETGMVPVTEPVTRVRLDTPAGLVSVDVHVEDGSAKSVTLTNVPAFCVGLDRAVDVPGYGKVTYDLAFGGNFYAFVELDALGVPFDRARKDDLLAAGLAIMEAINSADRPVHPEQPEIGGVKHVYLAAPGSDGHRSRHAMAIHPGWFDRSPCGTGTSARMAQLHARGLLPLHRDFVNESFIGTEFTGRLIEETTVGGLPAVVPTITGRAWITGTAQYFLDPDDPFPGGFLL; via the coding sequence ATGCGTACTCGCAATGTCTTCCATGCCGTCGACTCGCACACAGAGGGCATGCCGACCCGTGTCATCACAGGCGGCGTCGGCGTCATCCCCGGCGCCACCATGGCCGAGCGGCGCCTCCACTTCATCGAGCACCTGGACCACATCCGCACGCTTCTGATGTACGAGCCCCGCGGCCACGCTTCGATGAGCGGGGCGATCCTTCAGCCGCCCACGCGTCCCGATGCCGACTACGGAGTCCTCTATATCGAGGTCTCCGGACTGCTGCCGATGTGCGGACACGGCACCATCGGCGTTGCCACCGTTCTGGTGGAGACCGGCATGGTGCCCGTGACCGAGCCGGTCACCAGGGTCCGCCTGGACACCCCGGCCGGTCTGGTCTCCGTGGACGTACACGTCGAGGACGGCTCGGCAAAGTCCGTCACCCTCACCAATGTGCCCGCCTTCTGTGTCGGCCTGGACCGCGCGGTGGATGTGCCGGGGTACGGGAAAGTGACGTACGACCTCGCCTTCGGCGGCAACTTCTACGCCTTCGTCGAACTCGACGCGCTGGGAGTTCCCTTCGACCGGGCCCGCAAGGACGATCTGCTGGCCGCCGGACTGGCGATCATGGAGGCCATCAACAGCGCCGACCGGCCGGTCCACCCGGAGCAGCCGGAGATCGGGGGGGTCAAGCACGTATATCTCGCCGCACCCGGCTCGGACGGGCACCGGTCCCGGCATGCCATGGCCATCCACCCGGGCTGGTTCGACCGTTCCCCCTGCGGGACCGGCACCTCCGCCCGGATGGCGCAGCTGCACGCCCGCGGCCTGCTGCCGCTGCACCGCGACTTCGTCAACGAGTCCTTCATCGGGACCGAGTTCACCGGCCGACTGATCGAGGAGACCACCGTGGGCGGACTGCCCGCCGTGGTGCCCACGATCACCGGCCGCGCCTGGATCACCGGCACCGCCCAGTACTTCCTCGACCCGGACGACCCGTTCCCCGGAGGCTTCCTGCTGTGA
- a CDS encoding dihydrodipicolinate synthase family protein, which translates to MTSHSWSSAHPWRGIMVATALPLRDDLSVDFDAYAEHVAWLIASGCDGVVPNGSLGEYQTLTDDERARVVRVAVDASGDGARVMPGVAGYGSAEARRWADQAAEAGAGSVLLLPPNAYRADDRAVLAHYAEFARSGLPVVAYNNPHDTRVDLTPELLARLHSDGSIVAVKEFSGDVRRAYQIAELSPGLDLLVGADDVLLELAVAGAVGWIAGYPNAFPTTCTELYHAAVAGDLDTALPLYKYLHSLLRWDSKAEFVQAIKLSMDIAGRRGGPVRPPRLPLTGAVEAAVRAATEKAVADGHH; encoded by the coding sequence ATGACCTCCCACTCGTGGAGCAGCGCCCACCCGTGGCGCGGCATCATGGTCGCCACCGCCCTCCCGCTGCGCGACGACCTCTCCGTCGACTTCGACGCGTACGCCGAGCATGTCGCATGGCTCATCGCGAGCGGCTGCGACGGCGTCGTCCCCAACGGATCCCTCGGCGAGTACCAGACGCTCACCGACGACGAGCGGGCCCGCGTCGTCCGCGTCGCCGTGGATGCCTCCGGTGACGGAGCCCGGGTCATGCCCGGTGTCGCCGGCTACGGCAGCGCCGAGGCCCGCCGCTGGGCCGACCAGGCGGCCGAGGCCGGCGCCGGCTCGGTCCTGCTGCTGCCGCCCAACGCATACCGCGCCGACGACCGTGCCGTACTCGCCCACTACGCGGAGTTCGCCCGGAGCGGGCTGCCGGTCGTCGCGTACAACAACCCCCACGACACAAGGGTCGACCTCACCCCCGAGCTGCTCGCCCGACTGCACAGCGACGGCAGCATCGTCGCCGTGAAGGAGTTCAGCGGCGATGTCCGCCGCGCATACCAGATCGCCGAACTCTCCCCCGGCCTCGACCTGTTGGTCGGCGCCGACGACGTCCTGCTGGAGCTCGCCGTCGCCGGAGCCGTCGGCTGGATCGCCGGCTACCCGAACGCCTTCCCGACCACCTGCACAGAGCTTTACCACGCCGCCGTCGCAGGCGACCTGGACACCGCGCTGCCCCTCTACAAGTACCTGCACTCACTGCTGCGCTGGGACTCCAAGGCCGAGTTCGTCCAGGCCATCAAGTTGTCCATGGACATCGCCGGGCGCCGCGGCGGCCCGGTCCGCCCGCCACGCCTCCCGCTCACCGGCGCCGTCGAGGCCGCTGTGCGCGCCGCCACCGAGAAGGCCGTCGCCGACGGCCATCACTGA
- a CDS encoding aminopeptidase P family protein produces the protein MTEQALRTGSHDLTPSADFQAAMARDWAASPLPGELLLPAARFTPSRRARLSARFPGERLMIPAGELRVRSNDCDYRFRPHSAYVWLTGLTGEDQAGHVLVLEPSGPNGHDAVLYIRPRSPRDDSEEFYRDRRYGEFWVGRRPDLGEVERMTGIPCAHLDACGKLPPGRDASHDGELASVLSELRLIKDVWEVDQLQLAVDHTASGFEDVVRALPRALSHPRGERWVEGVFGLRARAEGNGTGYDTIAASGAHACVLHWIRNDGALDPQKLLLLDAGVETDSLYTADITRTLPLSGRFSFLQLQVYELVLAAQEAGMAALRPGASFRDFHRAGMRVIAEGLAEWGILKSPEGDLHRRYTLCSSGHMLGLDVHDCAQARVDTYLDGVLEEGNVLTVEPGLYFQPDDETLPAELRGIGVRIEDDLVITEDGARLMSGALPRTPEGIESWMGALLEG, from the coding sequence ATGACCGAACAGGCGCTCCGCACCGGAAGTCACGATCTGACGCCCTCCGCCGATTTCCAGGCCGCCATGGCCCGCGACTGGGCCGCCAGCCCGCTGCCCGGCGAGCTCCTTCTGCCCGCCGCCCGGTTCACCCCCTCCCGCCGCGCCCGGCTCTCCGCCCGCTTCCCCGGCGAACGACTGATGATCCCCGCGGGTGAGCTCAGGGTCCGTTCCAACGACTGCGACTACCGGTTCCGCCCGCACAGCGCGTATGTCTGGCTGACCGGACTGACCGGCGAGGACCAGGCGGGGCATGTGCTGGTGCTGGAGCCGTCGGGACCGAACGGCCACGACGCCGTGCTCTACATACGGCCCCGCTCCCCGCGCGACGACAGCGAGGAGTTCTACCGGGACCGCCGCTACGGCGAGTTCTGGGTCGGCCGGCGCCCCGACCTCGGCGAGGTGGAGCGGATGACCGGCATACCCTGCGCGCACCTGGACGCGTGCGGAAAGCTGCCTCCCGGCCGGGACGCGTCACACGACGGCGAACTCGCCTCCGTGCTGAGCGAATTGCGGCTGATCAAGGATGTCTGGGAAGTGGACCAGCTTCAGCTGGCAGTCGACCACACCGCGTCCGGCTTCGAGGACGTTGTCAGGGCACTGCCGCGTGCGCTCTCGCATCCGCGCGGTGAGCGCTGGGTCGAGGGGGTCTTCGGACTGCGCGCCCGCGCCGAGGGAAACGGCACGGGTTACGACACCATCGCGGCATCCGGCGCGCACGCCTGCGTACTTCACTGGATACGCAACGACGGCGCGCTGGACCCACAGAAGCTACTGCTGCTCGATGCGGGCGTGGAGACCGACTCCCTCTACACCGCCGACATCACCCGCACCCTTCCGTTGTCCGGGCGCTTCTCGTTCCTCCAGCTGCAGGTGTACGAGCTGGTGCTGGCAGCCCAGGAAGCGGGAATGGCTGCACTCAGGCCCGGAGCGAGCTTCCGGGACTTCCACCGGGCGGGCATGCGGGTGATCGCCGAGGGACTGGCCGAGTGGGGAATTCTGAAGAGCCCGGAGGGCGATCTGCACCGGCGCTACACCCTCTGCAGCAGCGGCCACATGCTCGGACTCGACGTCCACGACTGCGCGCAGGCCCGCGTCGACACATATCTGGACGGTGTACTGGAGGAGGGCAATGTGCTCACCGTGGAGCCGGGCCTGTACTTCCAGCCGGACGACGAGACGCTGCCGGCGGAGCTGCGCGGCATCGGAGTACGGATCGAGGACGACCTGGTGATCACCGAGGACGGTGCACGGCTGATGTCCGGCGCGCTGCCGCGGACACCCGAGGGGATCGAGTCCTGGATGGGCGCGCTTCTGGAGGGCTGA